A region of the Candidatus Methylomirabilota bacterium genome:
ATGCCGAGCCCCTTGTCCTTCGCATTCTTGAGGTCGAGGTAGACGCCGACCTTCTGGCTGGAGATCGGCGTGCCGTACTGGCTCCGGAAGTAGCCGGCCGCGCCGTTGTAGATGAAGCGCTTGTCGACCGGGATGTCGGCGCCGGACAGCAGCGTGAGCTGCTTGGTCTGGCTGTCCTTGATGGTGGTGCGCCCGTCGAGGGAGTAGAGGTGATACTCGAAGAAGCCCTCCGACCTGAAGTCCCGCTCCGGCGCGGGCGAGGCCGCGCGGGCCACCGACTCCAGGGCCTTTCGCGCGTCGTCCCGGCTGCCCGCGCGATTGACGTCCCCGGCCACCAGCTTGAGGGCGGCGTCCCGGTAGGTCGCTCCGCTCTGGTTGATGATGGTCACCCAGCCGGTCAGATCGGTCCGGGTGTCGGCGGCGTTGATCAGCATGACGTAGTCCGCCTTCCAGCTGATGCCGCCGGTGAGATACGAGGCCTCGACCCGCTGCGGGGTCGGGCGCGTGTTCCGCAGGAGCCACGCCAGGGTGGGCTTGGAGACCAGGTTCTCGGGCAGGGCGGGCAGCACCACGCTGCCAAAGTGGCCCATGTGGATCTGGCCGTTGATGTCATAGACCGGCCCGCGCGTGGACAGCAGCGTCGCCTCCTGGAACGTGCCGTTGGACTGGTAGAGGCGCACCTTCCGGCCGACGTACTTCTCCATCAGCTTCTCGCTGGACAGCAGGTCGTACTCGTAGTTCTGCTCCAGGATGCGGAGCCCCGACGGATCGGTCAGCGAGCGCAGGTGCACCGAGGTCGGATCGATCTGGGCCGCCACGTCGGCGAAGTGGGCCTCGGCCACGCCGGGCTCGAGGCGGATCTCGCGCACGTCCTTCACGAGGCCGAGATTTCCGTTGTAGACGGTGACCATGACCTCGCGCTGGTCGGCGCCGGTGATGGCGACCGGGGCGGCGCCCGCGCCGGACGGCATCGCCAGGGTCAGGGTCAGGATGAAGGCGATCAGGGGTCTCGTCGGGGTACGCATCGTGTCCTCCAGGACCGGGAGTCGGTGTCGCTGAAGGGTTGGACCGGACGGCCGGAGGAAAGTTCCCGCCGGGCTACTCCAGTCGCAGGATGACGTGGACCTGGCTGGGCAGGTCCGGGCGCTCCGCCTCGACGCGCCAGGGCCCGATGGCGGCGAGGGCCCGGGAGAACTCGGCGTAGCGCGACTGCGGGATGAGGGCCTCGACGACGGTCGCGTCGTCCTCGCGCCGGCGCTGCGTCTGACGCCCGTCCACCCGGGCGATGAGTGAGGCCAGCTCGCGCTCGGCCGCGTCGCGGTCCTTCACCGCGACGCGCGCCACGACGTCGGCGGAGGGCGGCGCGCGCTTGGCCGCGACGCCCGGGCCCGTCGGCGCCACGCGACTGGCGCCGCCCGCGCGATCGAGCGCCTGCCGACGCGCGTCGGTCTCCGGCCGCGCAGGGCCGGCCACGTTCTCGGCGGGAGCGGCGGACTTTGCGGCCGGCGTCTCCGTCTTCGCCGTCGGCGGCGCGTCACCGCGGGCGGTGGCCGGGGCCTCGCCGGACTGAGCGGGCGGCGGCGCGGGCGTCGCCGGGGCGGGGACCGAGGGCGGAGCCGGGGCGGGGACGGCGGGGCTCGGCGAGGCGACCGGCGGTGGAGCGGCCGCGGGTGCGCTTTCGGTGGGCCGCTTGCTCTCGCGCGCGACCGTGGCGTCTCGACCGCGCTCCGCGCTCCG
Encoded here:
- a CDS encoding zf-HC2 domain-containing protein, which codes for MTCDDARESLSALLDEALTPDERRAVESHLEGCPECRRELEGLRETVALLHRVSPAHAPAGFVDRVVAAAQPTPWYRRVFFPLWAKLPVEATAVVMVALLAVYTFQRTPALQQAARYEAPAPSGRAETPAPLGDVRKEQEATPALRGAPPLALGARSAERGRDATVARESKRPTESAPAAAPPPVASPSPAVPAPAPPSVPAPATPAPPPAQSGEAPATARGDAPPTAKTETPAAKSAAPAENVAGPARPETDARRQALDRAGGASRVAPTGPGVAAKRAPPSADVVARVAVKDRDAAERELASLIARVDGRQTQRRREDDATVVEALIPQSRYAEFSRALAAIGPWRVEAERPDLPSQVHVILRLE
- a CDS encoding DUF4139 domain-containing protein; the protein is MRTPTRPLIAFILTLTLAMPSGAGAAPVAITGADQREVMVTVYNGNLGLVKDVREIRLEPGVAEAHFADVAAQIDPTSVHLRSLTDPSGLRILEQNYEYDLLSSEKLMEKYVGRKVRLYQSNGTFQEATLLSTRGPVYDINGQIHMGHFGSVVLPALPENLVSKPTLAWLLRNTRPTPQRVEASYLTGGISWKADYVMLINAADTRTDLTGWVTIINQSGATYRDAALKLVAGDVNRAGSRDDARKALESVARAASPAPERDFRSEGFFEYHLYSLDGRTTIKDSQTKQLTLLSGADIPVDKRFIYNGAAGYFRSQYGTPISSQKVGVYLDLKNAKDKGLGMPLPKGRVRVYKADTSGSQQLIGEDWIDHTPKDERVRIKMGEAFDVVGERVQKEWKRVASNLYEVEWEITLRNHKTEAVTVEVNEPLPGDWEMLKSSHPHDKPQAHTARFSLPVAKDGATTLVYRVRVRF